One genomic segment of Amycolatopsis sp. Hca4 includes these proteins:
- a CDS encoding type I polyketide synthase, protein MVSASYEKVVEALRKSLEEVGTLKKRVDSAREPIAIVGMACRLPGGVTGPDDLWRLVAEGGDAVSGFPADRGWDLENLFDPDPDHAGTSYTDRGGFLHDAALFDPAFFGISPREALAMDPQQRLLLEASWEALESVGLDPTSLQGTDVGVFTGAGGSGYGGGLTGPEMQSFAGTGLASSVASGRVSYVFGFEGPAVTIDTACSSSLVAMHLAAQALRQGDCSMALAGGAMVMSGPDSFVVFSRQRGLAADGRCKAFASGADGMVLAEGISVLVLERLSVARQRGHQVLAVLRGSAVNQDGASNGLTAPNGPSQQRVIRAALANAGLGPSDVDLVEAHGTGTSLGDPIEAQALLATYGQERETPLWLGSLKSNIGHTQAAAGVASVIKVVQALRHGVMPATLHVDEPAAQVDWSEGAVELLTERRDWPRGDRPRRAGVSSFGVSGTNVHLIIEEAPAEPAAPEPVAADVVPLVVSARSKGSLSGQADRLTRVGAPRGQLAGALVSGRAVLGERAVVVAGSDEEARAGLAALARGEAAPGVVTGTAGKPGKLVWVFPGQGTQWVGMGRELLETSPVFAERIKECAAALDQWTDWALLDVLRGDGDLDRVDVLQPACFAVMVGLAAVWESAGVRPDAVVGHSQGEIAAACVSGALTLDDAAKVVALRSQAIAARLSGRGGMASVALSEDEANARLALWDGRIEVAAVNGPASVVIAGDAQALDEALEVLAGDGVRVRQVAVDYASHTRHVEDIRDTLAETLAGITAQAPSVPFFSTVTGEWVRAAGVLDGGYWYRNLRNQVGFGPAAAALVEQGHGVFVEVSAHPVLVQPLSELTDLVTGTLRREDGGLRRLLTSMAELFVRGVRVDWAALVPPARVALPTYAFDHQHFWLRPAEQADAVSLGQAPAGHPLLGAVVEVPQSGGLVFTSRLSLRTHPWLADHAIGGVVLFPGTGLVELAVRAGDEAGCPVLDELVTEAPLVVPAQGGVNVQVTVSGPDQNGARTVDIHSRRDDEWTRHATGTVSATAVTGKPFDFTAWPPPDGKRVEIGDFYPDLAERGYAYGPLFQGVRAVWQRGDEVFAEVALPEDRREDVAGFGLHPALLDAALQTGTIAAAASGQPGKSVMPFSWNRLALHAAGAAGLRVRVAPGGPDALTVEAADETGAPVLSMDSLILREVALDRLDTARTSSLYRVDWTELPTVDSAVPPGPAEVLEASGEGPLDLTSRVLEAVQKFLAEAEEDARLVVVTRGAVCEVTDPAGAAVWGLVRAAQSENPDRIVLLDTDGDVPLDAVLATGEPQLALRGTTFSVPRLARVTEAAEAPLTFRPDGTVLVSGGGTLGALAARALVTRHGVRNLVLAGRRGRAAEGVEDLVAELTGQGASVSVVACDFSDRDQVAALLEEHPVTAVVHTAGVFDAGVTGALTRERLAKVFAPKVDAVRHLDELTGDLDAFIAYSSASSIFMGAGSGGYAAANAFLDGMMAARRAAGRPGLSLAWGPWEQLTGMAGTIDDLTLSRMSRREGRGGVRALGSAEGMELFDAALAAGEALLVPIELDLREVRADAAAGGTVPHLLRGLVRAGRQAARAASGENGGLAAKLTGLTVAEQEALLLDLVRGQVAVVLGHADSSGVRADAAFKDAGFDSLTSVELRNRLREATGLKLPATLVFDHPNPLALARHLRTELAVEEASPADAVLAGLAGLEAVIAAASDGDRIAVRLRELLKAAEARPSTSGDLDTASDEELFALVDGLD, encoded by the coding sequence GTGGTGAGTGCGTCGTATGAAAAGGTCGTCGAGGCGCTGCGGAAGTCCCTCGAAGAGGTCGGCACGCTGAAGAAGCGGGTCGACAGCGCCCGCGAGCCGATCGCGATCGTCGGGATGGCCTGCCGGCTGCCCGGCGGCGTCACCGGGCCGGACGACCTGTGGCGGCTGGTCGCCGAGGGCGGCGACGCCGTGTCGGGGTTCCCCGCCGACCGCGGCTGGGACCTGGAGAACCTGTTCGACCCGGACCCGGACCACGCCGGGACGTCCTACACCGACCGGGGTGGCTTCCTCCACGACGCGGCCCTGTTCGACCCGGCCTTCTTCGGGATCTCGCCGCGCGAGGCCCTGGCCATGGACCCGCAGCAGCGGCTGCTGCTCGAAGCCTCCTGGGAGGCACTGGAAAGCGTCGGCCTCGACCCGACGTCGCTGCAGGGCACCGACGTCGGCGTGTTCACCGGCGCCGGCGGCTCGGGCTACGGCGGCGGCCTGACCGGGCCGGAGATGCAGAGCTTCGCGGGCACCGGGCTGGCGTCGAGCGTGGCCTCGGGCCGGGTGTCCTACGTCTTCGGGTTCGAAGGCCCGGCGGTCACGATCGACACGGCGTGCTCGTCGTCGCTGGTCGCGATGCACCTCGCCGCACAGGCCCTGCGCCAGGGCGACTGCTCGATGGCGCTGGCGGGCGGCGCGATGGTGATGTCCGGCCCGGACTCCTTCGTCGTGTTCTCCCGGCAGCGCGGGCTGGCCGCGGACGGCCGCTGCAAGGCGTTCGCCTCGGGTGCCGACGGCATGGTGCTGGCCGAAGGCATCAGCGTGCTCGTGCTGGAGCGGCTGTCGGTCGCCCGGCAGCGCGGGCACCAGGTGCTGGCCGTATTGCGGGGCAGCGCGGTGAACCAGGACGGCGCGTCCAACGGCCTGACGGCTCCGAACGGCCCTTCGCAGCAGCGCGTGATCCGCGCCGCGCTGGCGAACGCCGGACTCGGTCCGTCCGATGTGGACCTCGTGGAAGCACACGGGACCGGGACGAGCCTGGGAGACCCCATCGAGGCGCAGGCGCTGCTGGCCACCTACGGGCAGGAGCGGGAGACGCCGCTGTGGCTCGGCTCGCTGAAGTCGAACATCGGCCACACGCAGGCGGCCGCGGGCGTGGCCAGCGTGATCAAGGTCGTCCAGGCGCTGCGGCACGGCGTCATGCCGGCGACCCTGCACGTCGACGAGCCCGCCGCGCAGGTGGACTGGTCCGAGGGCGCGGTCGAGCTGCTGACCGAGCGCCGGGACTGGCCGCGCGGCGACCGGCCGCGCCGGGCCGGGGTGTCCTCCTTCGGCGTCAGCGGCACGAACGTGCACCTGATCATCGAGGAAGCCCCCGCGGAGCCCGCCGCTCCGGAGCCGGTGGCCGCGGACGTCGTCCCGCTGGTGGTTTCGGCTCGCAGCAAGGGTTCCCTGTCCGGCCAGGCCGACCGGCTGACCCGGGTGGGCGCGCCACGGGGGCAGCTCGCCGGTGCGCTGGTGTCCGGGCGCGCGGTGCTCGGGGAACGCGCGGTCGTCGTGGCCGGGTCGGACGAGGAAGCCCGCGCGGGGCTGGCCGCGCTGGCCCGCGGCGAGGCCGCGCCCGGCGTGGTGACCGGGACCGCGGGCAAGCCGGGCAAGCTCGTCTGGGTGTTCCCCGGCCAGGGAACGCAGTGGGTGGGCATGGGCCGCGAGCTGCTGGAGACCTCCCCGGTGTTCGCCGAGCGGATCAAGGAGTGCGCGGCTGCGCTGGACCAGTGGACCGACTGGGCGCTGCTCGACGTCCTGCGCGGCGACGGCGACCTGGATCGCGTCGACGTGCTGCAGCCCGCCTGCTTCGCGGTGATGGTCGGGCTGGCCGCCGTCTGGGAGTCCGCCGGGGTACGGCCGGACGCCGTCGTCGGCCACTCGCAGGGCGAGATCGCCGCGGCCTGCGTGTCCGGCGCGCTCACCCTCGACGACGCCGCCAAGGTGGTCGCCCTGCGCAGCCAGGCCATCGCGGCGCGGCTGTCCGGCCGCGGCGGGATGGCGTCGGTCGCGCTGAGCGAAGACGAGGCGAACGCGCGGCTGGCGCTGTGGGACGGCCGGATCGAGGTCGCCGCGGTCAACGGCCCGGCCTCGGTGGTGATCGCCGGGGACGCCCAGGCCCTGGACGAGGCCCTGGAGGTGCTGGCCGGGGACGGCGTCCGCGTCCGGCAGGTCGCGGTGGACTACGCCTCCCACACCCGGCACGTCGAAGACATCCGCGACACGCTCGCCGAAACCCTGGCCGGGATCACCGCCCAGGCCCCGTCCGTGCCGTTCTTCTCGACCGTCACCGGCGAATGGGTGCGTGCCGCCGGCGTCCTGGACGGCGGGTACTGGTACCGGAACCTGCGCAACCAGGTCGGCTTCGGCCCGGCCGCCGCCGCGCTGGTCGAGCAGGGACACGGCGTGTTCGTCGAAGTCAGCGCGCACCCGGTGCTGGTGCAGCCGCTCAGCGAGCTCACCGATCTGGTCACCGGGACGCTGCGGCGTGAGGACGGCGGCCTGCGCCGGCTCCTGACGTCGATGGCCGAGCTGTTCGTCCGCGGCGTCCGCGTCGACTGGGCCGCGCTGGTGCCGCCCGCGCGGGTCGCCCTCCCCACGTACGCCTTCGACCACCAGCACTTCTGGCTCCGGCCGGCCGAGCAGGCGGACGCCGTCTCGCTCGGCCAGGCCCCGGCCGGACACCCGCTGCTGGGTGCGGTCGTCGAGGTGCCGCAGTCCGGCGGACTGGTGTTCACCTCGCGGCTGTCGCTGCGGACGCACCCGTGGCTCGCCGACCACGCGATCGGCGGGGTGGTCCTGTTCCCCGGCACCGGACTGGTCGAGCTGGCCGTGCGGGCCGGTGACGAAGCCGGCTGCCCGGTCCTCGACGAGCTCGTGACCGAGGCGCCGCTGGTCGTGCCCGCACAGGGCGGCGTGAACGTCCAGGTCACGGTCAGTGGCCCGGACCAGAACGGCGCGCGCACGGTCGACATCCACTCCCGGCGCGACGACGAGTGGACGCGGCACGCGACCGGCACGGTCTCGGCGACCGCGGTCACCGGCAAGCCGTTCGACTTCACCGCGTGGCCGCCGCCGGACGGGAAACGCGTCGAGATCGGCGACTTCTACCCCGACCTCGCCGAGCGCGGCTACGCGTACGGGCCGCTGTTCCAGGGCGTGCGGGCGGTGTGGCAGCGCGGTGACGAAGTGTTCGCCGAGGTCGCCCTGCCCGAAGACCGGCGGGAGGACGTCGCCGGGTTCGGCCTGCACCCGGCGTTGCTCGACGCGGCCCTGCAGACCGGGACGATCGCCGCGGCCGCGTCCGGGCAGCCCGGGAAGTCGGTCATGCCGTTCTCGTGGAACCGGCTGGCCCTGCACGCCGCGGGCGCCGCGGGCCTGCGGGTCCGGGTCGCGCCCGGCGGACCCGACGCGCTGACCGTCGAGGCCGCCGACGAAACCGGCGCGCCGGTGCTGAGCATGGACTCGCTGATCCTGCGCGAGGTGGCCCTCGACCGGCTGGACACCGCGCGCACCAGCTCGCTGTACCGGGTGGACTGGACCGAACTGCCCACTGTGGACAGTGCGGTGCCGCCGGGCCCGGCCGAGGTGCTGGAAGCCTCCGGCGAGGGTCCGCTGGACCTGACCAGCCGCGTCCTGGAAGCCGTGCAGAAGTTCCTCGCCGAGGCGGAGGAGGACGCCCGGCTGGTCGTGGTGACCCGCGGCGCCGTGTGCGAGGTGACCGACCCGGCCGGGGCCGCGGTGTGGGGCCTGGTCCGGGCCGCCCAGTCGGAGAACCCCGACCGGATCGTGCTGCTCGACACCGACGGCGACGTGCCGCTGGACGCCGTGCTGGCGACCGGCGAGCCCCAGCTCGCCCTGCGCGGCACCACGTTCTCGGTGCCCCGGCTCGCCCGGGTCACCGAGGCGGCCGAAGCGCCCCTGACGTTCCGTCCGGACGGGACGGTCCTCGTCTCCGGCGGCGGGACGCTGGGTGCGCTGGCGGCCCGCGCCCTGGTCACCCGGCACGGCGTCCGGAACCTGGTCCTGGCCGGACGGCGCGGGCGGGCCGCCGAGGGCGTCGAAGACCTCGTCGCCGAGCTGACCGGGCAGGGCGCGTCGGTGTCCGTGGTGGCCTGTGACTTCTCCGACCGCGACCAGGTGGCGGCGCTGCTCGAGGAGCACCCGGTGACCGCGGTCGTGCACACGGCCGGCGTGTTCGACGCCGGTGTCACCGGGGCTTTGACCCGGGAGCGGCTGGCCAAGGTATTCGCCCCCAAGGTCGACGCGGTGCGGCACCTCGACGAGCTGACCGGAGACCTCGACGCGTTCATCGCCTACTCGTCGGCCTCCTCGATCTTCATGGGCGCGGGCAGCGGCGGGTACGCGGCGGCGAACGCCTTCCTCGACGGCATGATGGCCGCCCGCCGCGCCGCGGGCCGGCCGGGGCTTTCGCTGGCCTGGGGCCCGTGGGAGCAGCTCACCGGCATGGCGGGCACCATCGACGACCTCACCCTGTCCCGGATGAGCCGTCGTGAAGGCCGCGGCGGCGTCCGGGCGCTCGGGTCCGCCGAAGGCATGGAACTCTTCGACGCCGCGCTCGCCGCCGGCGAGGCGCTGCTGGTGCCGATCGAGCTCGACCTGCGCGAGGTGCGGGCCGACGCGGCCGCCGGCGGCACGGTCCCGCACCTGCTGCGCGGCCTGGTCCGCGCGGGACGGCAGGCAGCGCGCGCGGCCTCCGGCGAGAACGGCGGCCTGGCCGCCAAGCTGACCGGGCTCACCGTGGCCGAACAGGAAGCACTGCTGCTCGACCTCGTCCGCGGCCAGGTCGCGGTCGTGCTCGGGCACGCCGACAGCTCCGGCGTCCGCGCGGACGCGGCGTTCAAGGACGCCGGCTTCGACTCGCTGACGTCGGTGGAGCTGCGCAACCGGCTGCGCGAGGCGACCGGCCTGAAACTGCCGGCGACGCTGGTCTTCGACCACCCGAACCCGCTGGCGCTGGCCCGGCACCTGCGGACGGAACTCGCCGTCGAGGAGGCGTCCCCCGCGGACGCGGTGCTGGCCGGGCTCGCCGGGCTGGAGGCCGTCATCGCGGCCGCCTCGGACGGCGACCGGATCGCCGTCCGGCTGCGGGAACTGCTCAAAGCCGCCGAGGCCCGGCCGAGCACCTCCGGCGATCTCGACACGGCCAGCGACGAGGAGCTCTTCGCCCTCGTCGACGGGCTCGACTGA